A region of Arabidopsis thaliana chromosome 5, partial sequence DNA encodes the following proteins:
- the MYB19 gene encoding myb domain protein 19 (myb domain protein 19 (MYB19); CONTAINS InterPro DOMAIN/s: SANT, DNA-binding (InterPro:IPR001005), Homeodomain-like (InterPro:IPR009057), Myb, DNA-binding (InterPro:IPR014778), HTH transcriptional regulator, Myb-type, DNA-binding (InterPro:IPR017930), Homeodomain-related (InterPro:IPR012287), Myb transcription factor (InterPro:IPR015495); BEST Arabidopsis thaliana protein match is: myb domain protein 18 (TAIR:AT4G25560.1); Has 8937 Blast hits to 8289 proteins in 544 species: Archae - 0; Bacteria - 0; Metazoa - 775; Fungi - 488; Plants - 5833; Viruses - 3; Other Eukaryotes - 1838 (source: NCBI BLink).), with the protein MTKSGERPKQRQRKGLWSPEEDQKLKSFILSRGHACWTTVPILAGLQRNGKSCRLRWINYLRPGLKRGSFSEEEEETILTLHSSLGNKWSRIAKYLPGRTDNEIKNYWHSYLKKRWLKSQPQLKSQISDLTESPSSLLSCGKRNLETETLDHVISFQKFSENPTSSPSKESNNNMIMNNSNNLPKLFFSEWISSSNPHIDYSSAFTDSKHINETQDQINEEEVMMINNNNYSSLEDVMLRTDFLQPDHEYANYYSSGDFFINSDQNYV; encoded by the exons ATGACCAAATCTGGAGAGAGACCAAAACAGAGACAGAGGAAAGGGTTATGGTCACCTGAAGAAGACCAGAAGCTCAAGAGTTTCATCCTCTCTCGTGGCCATGCTTGCTGGACCACTGTTCCCATCCTAgctg GATTGCAAAGGAATGGGAAAAGCTGCAGATTAAGGTGGATTAATTACCTAAGACCAGGACTAAAGAGGGGGTCGtttagtgaagaagaagaagagaccaTCTTGACTTTACATTCTTCCTTGGGTAACAA GTGGTCTCGGATTGCAAAATATTTACCGGGAAGAACAGACAACGAGATTAAGAACTATTGGCATTCCTATCTGAAGAAGAGATGGCTCAAATCTCAACCACAACTCAAAAGCCAAATATCAGACCTCACAGAATCTCCTTCTTCACTACTTTCTTGCGGGAAAAGAAATCTGGAAACCGAAACCCTAGATCACGTGATCTCCTTCCAGAAATTTTCAGAGAATCCAACTTCATCACCATCCAAagaaagcaacaacaacatgatCATGAACAACAGTAATAACTTGCCTAAACTGTTCTTCTCTGAGTGGATCAGTTCTTCAAATCCACACATCGATTACTCCTCTGCTTTTACAGATTCCAAGCACATTAATGAAACTCAAGATCAAATCAATGAAGAGgaagtgatgatgatcaatAACAACAACTACTCTTCACTTGAGGATGTCATGCTCCGTACAGATTTTTTGCAGCCTGATCATGAATATGCaaattattattcttctggagatttcttcatcaacagTGACCAAAATTATGTCTAA
- a CDS encoding SNARE-like superfamily protein (SNARE-like superfamily protein; FUNCTIONS IN: molecular_function unknown; INVOLVED IN: transport, vesicle-mediated transport; LOCATED IN: integral to membrane; CONTAINS InterPro DOMAIN/s: Longin (InterPro:IPR010908), Longin-like (InterPro:IPR011012); BEST Arabidopsis thaliana protein match is: Synaptobrevin family protein (TAIR:AT1G11890.1); Has 498 Blast hits to 498 proteins in 199 species: Archae - 0; Bacteria - 0; Metazoa - 226; Fungi - 127; Plants - 80; Viruses - 0; Other Eukaryotes - 65 (source: NCBI BLink).), whose amino-acid sequence MVKLTIVGRVEDGLPLAQDQTYVNQEDNTSFLLYKQQAEFLLKQVSKDSLLHPKMTILLDHHSFHFLVEKKICYIALSDSSYPRKLLFNYLQNLNKELDKLDEKALIQKISKPYSFIRFGKIIGRIRKQYIDTRTQANLSKLNALRKQELDVVTEHLNDIIQRQQILEKASSDPPMIVSTIWSSRCLQDISLKWTPVTIIILVILVLFKASLIMTDDYLISTMI is encoded by the exons ATGGTGAAACTAACAATAGTTGGTAGGGTTGAAGATGGATTGCCTCTTGCACAAGATCAAACCTATGTCAACCAAGAGGACAATACTAGTTTCTTGCTGTACAAGCAACAAGCAGAATTTCTTCTTAAACAAGTCTCCAAAGACTCATTATTACATCCAAAGATGACCATCTTGCTCGATCATCATTCTTTCCA CTTCctggtggagaagaagatatgttACATCGCGCTATCTGATTCTTCATATCCAAGAAAGCTATTGTTTAATTACTTGCAGAATCTGAACAAGGAGCTTGATAAGCTGGACGAGAAAGCACTGATCCAGAAAATCTCAAAGCCCTATAGCTTCATTAGGTTTGGTAAGATCATAGGgagaataagaaaacaatatatagaCACGAGAACACAAGCTAATCTATCGAAGCTGAATGCATTGCGGAAACAAGAACTCGATGTAGTTACTGAGCATTTGAATGATATaatacaaagacaacaaatttTAG AAAAGGCGTCCTCAGATCCTCCAATGATTGTTTCAACCATTTGGAGCTCACGATGTCTTCAG GATATTTCGTTAAAATGGACACCAGTGACGATTATTATTCTCGTTATTCTTGTTCTTTTCAAAGCAAGCTTGATTATGACAgatgattatttaatttcaacCATGatatga
- a CDS encoding SNARE-like superfamily protein: MVKLTIVGRVEDGLPLAQDQTYVNQEDNTSFLLYKQQAEFLLKQVSKDSLLHPKMTILLDHHSFHFLVEKKICYIALSDSSYPRKLLFNYLQNLNKELDKLDEKALIQKISKPYSFIRFGKIIGRIRKQYIDTRTQANLSKLNALRKQELDVVTEHLNDIIQRQQILETLEKASSDPPMIVSTIWSSRCLQDISLKWTPVTIIILVILVLFKASLIMTDDYLISTMI; encoded by the exons ATGGTGAAACTAACAATAGTTGGTAGGGTTGAAGATGGATTGCCTCTTGCACAAGATCAAACCTATGTCAACCAAGAGGACAATACTAGTTTCTTGCTGTACAAGCAACAAGCAGAATTTCTTCTTAAACAAGTCTCCAAAGACTCATTATTACATCCAAAGATGACCATCTTGCTCGATCATCATTCTTTCCA CTTCctggtggagaagaagatatgttACATCGCGCTATCTGATTCTTCATATCCAAGAAAGCTATTGTTTAATTACTTGCAGAATCTGAACAAGGAGCTTGATAAGCTGGACGAGAAAGCACTGATCCAGAAAATCTCAAAGCCCTATAGCTTCATTAGGTTTGGTAAGATCATAGGgagaataagaaaacaatatatagaCACGAGAACACAAGCTAATCTATCGAAGCTGAATGCATTGCGGAAACAAGAACTCGATGTAGTTACTGAGCATTTGAATGATATaatacaaagacaacaaatttTAG aAACATTAGAAAAGGCGTCCTCAGATCCTCCAATGATTGTTTCAACCATTTGGAGCTCACGATGTCTTCAG GATATTTCGTTAAAATGGACACCAGTGACGATTATTATTCTCGTTATTCTTGTTCTTTTCAAAGCAAGCTTGATTATGACAgatgattatttaatttcaacCATGatatga
- a CDS encoding Myosin heavy chain-related protein (Myosin heavy chain-related protein; FUNCTIONS IN: molecular_function unknown; INVOLVED IN: biological_process unknown; LOCATED IN: chloroplast; EXPRESSED IN: 22 plant structures; EXPRESSED DURING: 13 growth stages; BEST Arabidopsis thaliana protein match is: Myosin heavy chain-related protein (TAIR:AT1G63300.1); Has 217843 Blast hits to 105430 proteins in 3541 species: Archae - 2871; Bacteria - 41932; Metazoa - 88690; Fungi - 17315; Plants - 10871; Viruses - 1027; Other Eukaryotes - 55137 (source: NCBI BLink).), with the protein MFKSWRNDKNKIKAVFKLQFQATQVPKLKKTALMISLVPDDVGKPTFKLEKSEVKEGICSWENPIYVSVKLIKEPKTGIVREKIYHFVVATGSSKSGFLGEASIDFADFLTEADPLTVSLPLKFANSGAVLNVTIHKIQGASDLKFIEENKDQTLSKEDSFKSLQSNDDLEGYNQDERSLDVNTAKNAGLGGSFDSIGESGWIDDGNARLPQRHNSVPATRNGHRRSNTDWSASSTSDESYIESRNSPENSFQRGFSSVTESSDPIERLKMELEALRRQSELSELEKQSLRKQAIKESKRIQELSKEVSCLKGERDGAMEECEKLRLQNSRDEADAESRLRCISEDSSNMIEEIRDELSCEKDLTSNLKLQLQRTQESNSNLILAVRDLNEMLEQKNNEISSLNSLLEEAKKLEEHKGMDSGNNEIDTLKQQIEDLDWELDSYKKKNEEQEILLDELTQEYESLKEENYKNVSSKLEQQECSNAEDEYLDSKDIIDELKSQIEILEGKLKQQSLEYSECLITVNELESQVKELKKELEDQAQAYDEDIDTMMREKTEQEQRAIKAEENLRKTRWNNAITAERLQEKCKRLSLEMESKLSEHENLTKKTLAEANNLRLQNKTLEEMQEKTHTEITQEKEQRKHVEEKNKALSMKVQMLESEVLKLTKLRDESSAAATETEKIIQEWRKERDEFERKLSLAKEVAKTAQKELTLTKSSNDDKETRLRNLKTEVEGLSLQYSELQNSFVQEKMENDELRKQVSNLKVDIRRKEEEMTKILDARMEARSQENGHKEENLSKLSDELAYCKNKNSSMERELKEMEERYSEISLRFAEVEGERQQLVMAVRNLKNGKKF; encoded by the exons ATGTTTAAGTCATGGAGGAACGACAAGAACAAGATCAAGGCTGTGTTCAAACTTCAGTTTCAGGCAACTcag GTGCCGAAGCTGAAGAAGACTGCTTTGATGATCTCATTGGTACCTGATGATGTTGGGAAGCCAACATTTAAGCTTGAGAAATCTGAGGTTAAAGAAGGGATCTGTTCATGGGAGAATCCAATTTATGTGTCAGTGAAGCTAATCAAAGAACCAAAAACTGGGATTGTTCGTGAGAAGATTTACCATTTCGTTGTTGCAACA GGTTCTTCGAAATCGGGTTTTCTAGGAGAAGCTTCCATTGATTTTGCAGATTTTCTGACAGAAGCAGATCCATTAACTGTCTCCTTACCTCTCAAATTTGCCAACTCTGGTGCTGTCTTAAAT GTGACAATCCATAAGATACAAGGAGCGAGTGATTTAAA atTTATTGAGGAAAATAAAGATCAAACACTTAGCAAAGAAGACAGCTTCAAAAGTCTACAAAGCAATGATGACTTAGAAGGATATAACCAAGAT GAAAGGAGCTTAGATGTGAACACGGCTAAGAATGCTGGCCTAGGAGGTTCCTTTGATTCCATTGGTGAATCTGGATGGATAGATGATGGGAATGCACGGTTACCTCAACGACATAACTCAGTTCCTGCAACAAGAAACGGGCATCGAAGATCAAACACAGACTGGTCAGCTAGTTCGACATCAGATGAAAGTTACATTGAGTCAAGAAATAGTCCTGAGAACAGTTTCCAAAGAGGTTTCTCTAGTGTTACTGAATCGAGTGACCCTATTGAAAGGCTCAAGATGGAATTGGAAGCTTTGAGGAGGCAATCGGAGTTATCTGAGTTAGAAAAACAGTCTTTAAGGAAACAAGCCATAAAGGAGAGTAAACGGATACAGGAACTGTCTAAGGAAGTTAGTTGTCTCAAGGGTGAACGTGATGGAGCTATGGAAGAGTGTGAGAAGCTCAGGTTGCAGAATAGTAGAGATGAGGCTGATGCTGAAAGCAGATTGAGATGCATCAGCGAAGATTCGAGTAATATGATTGAGGAGATTAGAGATGAACTGAGTTGTGAGAAGGATTTGACGAGTAACCTTAAGTTGCAGTTGCAGAGGACACAAGAGTCAAACTCTAATTTGATTCTTGCTGTGAGGGATCTCAATGAGATGTTGGAGCAGAAGAACAATGAGATATCTTCTCTGAATAGCTTATTAGAGGAGGCTAAGAAGCTTGAAGAGCATAAAGGAATGGATTCTGGAAACAATGAGATAGATACGCTAAAGCAACAGATCGAAGATTTAGATTGGGAGTTAGACTCTTACAAGAAAAAGAACGAAGAACAAGAGATACTATTAGATGAGCTTACTCAGGAATATGAGTCCTTGAAAGaggaaaattacaaaaacgtTTCCTCAAAATTAGAGCAGCAAGAATGCTCAAATGCAGAAGACGAATACTTGGATTCCAAGGATATTATAGACGAATTGAAATCTCAGATAGAGATATTGGAAGGCAAACTGAAGCAGCAATCGTTGGAGTATTCTGAGTGCTTGATTACAGTTAATGAACTTGAGAGTCAGGTGAAAGAGTTAAAGAAAGAACTGGAGGATCAGGCACAGGCTTATGATGAAGATATCGACACAATGATGCGGGAAAAAACTGAACAAGAGCAAAGAGCCATCAAAGCAGAGGAGAACCTGAGGAAAACAAGATGGAATAACGCTATAACTGCAGAGCGGCTTCAAGAGAAATGCAAGAGGCTTTCTCTAGAAATGGAATCGAAGCTGAGCGAGCATGAGAATCTGACGAAAAAAACATTGGCTGAAGCCAACAACCTTCgtctgcaaaacaaaactcttgaGGAAATGCAAGAGAAAACACATACCGAGATTAcacaagagaaagaacaaaggaaGCACgtggaagagaagaacaaagctTTGTCAATGAAAGTCCAGATGCTTGAAAGTGAGGTCCTGAAGCTCACAAAGCTGAGAGATGAGTCGAGTGCAGCAGCTACTGAAACCGAGAAGATAATACAAGAGTggaggaaagaaagagatgaatttgAGAGAAAACTTTCTTTGGCTAAAGAAGTAGCCAAGACAGCGCAGAAAGAGTTAACTCTCACTAAGTCGTCAAATGATGATAAAGAGACAAGGCTCAGGAATTTGAAGACAGAAGTAGAAGGTCTAAGCCTACAGTACAGTGAATTACAAAACAGCTTCgttcaagaaaaaatggagaatGATGAACTGAGAAAACAAGTATCAAACCTGAAAGTCGATATTcggagaaaagaagaagaaatgactAAAATCCTAGATGCAAG GATGGAAGCAAGGTCACAAGAAAACGGACACAAAGAGGAGAATCTATCAAAGCTATCAGACGAATTGGCGTAttgtaagaacaaaaacagttCAATGGAGAGAGAGTtgaaagaaatggaagagagATATTCAGAGATAAGCCTGAGATTTGCAGAGGTAGAAGGAGAAAGACAACAACTTGTGATGGCTGTCAGAAACCTCAAGAACGGTAAGAAGTTCTAG
- the SHOC1 gene encoding shortage in chiasmata 1 (SHORTAGE IN CHIASMATA 1 (SHOC1); Has 68 Blast hits to 59 proteins in 25 species: Archae - 0; Bacteria - 11; Metazoa - 8; Fungi - 4; Plants - 40; Viruses - 0; Other Eukaryotes - 5 (source: NCBI BLink).) produces the protein MRTRFLNIDYFSTPPSHVFETLGFLNLPAPDNFPAPIVYNGEEDRLRFGSIENVSIPIGNLPIEAALSKFLSDVVPDRVSVDYRVFEIDDSSLGVYYSDEKDDGDAIADKATPKIIELETPELDFEMENKLLCTSEDHLQCFSEVLEIKNDPVKYEGSDIILQNSKDIQEQIYSVDYIPSDYFTENNTSVAENECFRKIQPWFKDARFPLLEVDEVNLSELSSLSVLDKVFTVLETIEPQDTNAGSSLIINSKELIGSKDYDLLDVLSTDCYLNKSGQSDVVPEDEFSEMDIVTILEISNAEEFQGKVAVPVTYEEFQILDVDISDVFDIFLCLQKAIEPEICYGMFSKEMNFKDFDELVVSSELAFTDDAFKSLPTPILHDYEMTRSLELIYEDVLSKIKPQSLSASNDIYLPWNLLEERNHNHCDYPFEEIVTFNIDYNWEASEGDKWVYDFIFSEDAFCEPLVEKCTEPFYGISNLDEHAPVNTSHGLLENPFQKTGARDCAVDDNAKKATLLFKSMSAFDDLTFFMDPKKAVIEDNLESRVEAAKTTNHKCMSIDSKASCRSGGMHPNPKTEEMILHSVRPSENIQALVGEFVKSYLTLVKDESENLSEDKLKLLSISKGKLIDCIRKANVHKTQLADDKTFTFALLLAIKQMTWYMCFFGIHVAYIYLNKVCRSSNPMKIGLHTLYSAVETEHKSDETDITRSHPSLAVIQGILQSEFARGNSKALLLAEKVFWSSLKRLLMSMGLSYNDLNSPSPSGNRPNVHEAIELGFLPISDCLIISYEQISPSFPVENFSVIVEYGGPNASPRYSFPSKLDSFPSFHFIKVELDMPSACGQLCAGVTVPYSLKMIKGDEVETKTGWLEEVLNFVPLEKVCYAGSSETTNESEFISMPQESERKRGIIEQGLSDQRSVIVVNTKTVDKEMIISRRSTYQKVLAMEKEGVQVVERDSDLPVDLMLSPAVCLLWYDSETVSKKSAATIGTSSSSLSWIGDIATNVLTSLSFSFSTCIMVFEGEPAFLAAVMDSSDELYAAAGSLGISLQMFCSSSANLTDEIILKCIKSSVKLSKLHVKMPESESLAESFLTKFPSVNPLTAQVILSSSGSLLEFMKLPHKSKVERTQKYHVPEESVDLFSSVCRYGAREDSRSVMTDSSSSVSSGPDSDTHHVSVHSGSKKKQYIAEKDEIDMDDLVHFSPSIEFADTQLKSSGDFQLDDSWSSKDHEIFHFDPVTEFSDAPFKPSGISHPNDSWPSKDPERFDKKSGPGSSSKDTFWEKDQPDFSVEDSLPGIPELEDWSFPVKDKFMSQNRGCKFPVMRDFNLHDNRNSENFIADYKGEVIDRADKYLEEDFPPSPGYNRFARIVSDVNEEELPRKSKSSRKLSFFGSLQPNFPKAADIDSSSERYATEKDSKYDNNTSLRGYADNYPAKRQRTLLEEVLTRRSAVPTTELPFREEISHFGGSPLSNAIRSSNQVQSSPWTVDFLNRVRERSRARKQQQSLPSYASPPSLETPGNIKKANTKRKSPSILEFFKYKGGNKLQEEKRQKRSKNSSASPKNERFYSPLKSCTPIDKRAKQSLSYTANGTGQTKLVWK, from the exons ATGCGAACTCGATTTCTCAACATCGATTACTTCTCTACTCCACCTTCTCACGTATTTGAAACCCTAGGCTTCCTCAATCTTCCGGCTCCTGATAATTTCCCGGCACCCATCGTCTACAACGGAGAAGAAGACCGTCTCCGATTTGGCTCGATCGAAAATGTTAGTATCCCTATCGGAAATTTGCCTATTGAAGCTGCTTTGTCGAAGTTCCTTTCCGACGTGGTTCCCGACCGCGTCAGTGTGGACTATCGAGTTTTTGAAATCGACGACTCTTCGCTCGGAGTTTATTACTCAGACGAG AAGGATGACGGAGATGCCATTGCGGATAAAGCTACACCTAAAATTATTGAGTTGGAGACTCCAGAGTTGGATTTTGAGATG GAGAACAAGCTCTTATGCACGAGTGAGGATCATCTCCAATGTTTCTCTGAAGTTCTAGAGATCAAAAATGACCCG GTTAAATATGAGGGGTCAGATATTATCCTGCAGAACTCAAAGGACATTCAAGAGCAGATTTATTCTGTTGATTACATTCCTTCTGATTACTTTACAGAGAACAACACTTCTGTAGCAGAAAATGAATGCTTCCGCAAGATTCAACCATGGTTCAAAGATGCCAGATTTCCCCTTCTAGAAGTGGATGAAGTAAACTTGAGCGAACTATCAAGCTTATCTGTGCTTGATAAAGTATTTACTGTTCTTGAGACGATTGAACCCCAAGACACTAATGCAGGGAGTTCTCTCATTATCAATTCTAAGGAGCTTATAGGCTCAAAGGATTATGATCTATTGGATGTACTCTCTACGGATTGCTATTTGAACAAGAGTGGCCAATCTGATGTGGTACCAGAGGATGAATTTTCTGAAATGGATATAGTGACTATCCTGGAAATATCAAATGCTGAGGAATTTCAGGGAAAGGTGGCTGTACCAGTAACTTATGAGGAATTCCAGATCCTGGATGTGGATATCTCTGATGTTTTTGATATCTTCCTTTGTCTTCAAAAAGCCATTGAACCAGAAATCTGTTACGGTATGTTCAGTAAAGAGATGAACTTCAAGGATTTCGATGAATTAGTTGTCAGTTCCGAACTTGCCTTCACAGATGATGCCTTCAAGTCTTTGCCTACTCCTATTTTACATGATTATGAGATGACAAGATCTCTGGAGCTCATTTATGAGGATGTTTTGTCAAAGATCAAGCCTCAATCCTTGTCTGCCTCAAATGACATATACTTGCCGTGGAACCTTCTTGAGGAAAGAAACCACAACCATTGTGATTATCCGTTTGAAGAAATAGTTACATTCAACATTGATTATAACTGGGAAGCTTCAGAAGGAGACAAATGGGTTtatgatttcattttctctgAAGATGCTTTCTGCGAGCCACTTGTAGAGAAATGCACTGAACCTTTCTATGGTATATCTAACCTTGATGAGCATGCTCCTGTTAATACTTCGCATGGGTTATTGGAAAACCCTTTCCAAAAAACAGGAGCAAGGGATTGTGCAGTGGATGATAATGCTAAGAAGGCTACGCTGTTGTTCAAATCAATGTCTGCTTTTGATGACTTAACCTTTTTCATGGATCCGAAGAAGGCTGTGATTGAAGATAATCTCGAGTCTAGAGTCGAAGCTGCTAAGACTACCAACCATAAATGTATGTCTATTGACTCGAAGGCTTCATGTAGATCTGGTGGTATGCACCCAAACCCGAAGACAGAGGAAATGATACTTCACAGTGTGCGCCCTTCAGAAAATATTCAGGCTCTTGTTGGGGAATTTGTGAAGAGCTATTTAACTCTTGTGAAGGATGAATCAGAGAATTTATCAGAAGATAAACTTAAGTTACTCAGCATATCTAAAGGAAAGCTTATTGACTGCATAAGAAAGGCAAATGTCCACAAAACACAGTTGGCGGATGATAAGACTTTCACGTTTGCATTACTATTAGCAATTAAACAGATGACATGGTATATGTGTTTCTTCGGTATCCATGTGGCATATATCTATCTTAACAAGGTATGTCGAAGCTCAAATCCCATGAAGATAGGATTGCACACCCTCTACTCAGCAGttgaaacagaacacaaaTCAGATGAGACAGACATCACAAGATCACATCCATCACTAGCTGTTATCCAGGGGATTTTACAGTCAGAATTTGCCCGGGGGAACTCCAAAGCATTACTTTTGGCTGAGAAAGTGTTTTGGTCCTCGCTGAAGAGGCTACTGATGTCCATGGGGTTATCTTACAATGACCTCAACAGTCCCTCCCCAAGTGGAAATCGACCAAATGTTCATGAAGCCATAGAACTTGGTTTCCTGCCGATTTCAGACTGTCTAATTATCTCTTACGA GCAAATTTCTCCATCTTTTCCTGTGGAGAATTTCAGCGTCATTGTAGAATATGGAGGTCCAAATGCCTCGCCCAGATATTCTTTTCCTTCAAAGTTGGATTCCTTTCCTTCCTTTCATTTCATAAAAGTGGAGCTGGATATGCCCAGTGCATGCGGGCAACTCTGTGCAGGTGTTACAGTACCTTATAGTCTCAAAATGATAAAG GGAGACGAAGTTGAGACGAAAACTGGGTGGTTGGAAGAAGTGTTGAACTTTGTTCCACTTGAAAAAGTGTGTTATGCAGGATCTTCCGAAACCACAAATGAATCTGAATTTATCTCCATGCCTCAAGAATCTGAAAGAAAACGTGGGATAATTGAACAGGGTCTCTCTGACCAAAGATCTGTGATTGTTGTGAACACAAAAACTGTCGATAAGGAGATGATCATATCCAGAAGAAGTACATACCAGAAGGTGTTAGCAATGGAAAAAGAAGGAGTGCAAGTTGTGGAGCGCGATTCAGATCTACCTGTGGACCTGATGTTAAGTCCTGCAGTTTGCCTACTCTGGTATGATAGTGAAACTGTTAGTAAGAAGTCGGCTGCAACTATTGGTACTTCCTCAAGTTCACTTTCATGGATTGGAGATATCGCAACTAATGTTTTGACGTCATTGAGTTTCAGTTTCAGCACTTGCATTATG GTTTTTGAGGGGGAACCCGCCTTCCTGGCTGCCGTAATGGACTCCTCTGATGAACTGTATGCAGCAGCTGGTAGCCTAGGAATCAGTTTACAGATGTTTTGCTCATCGTCAGCTAATCTCACGGATGAAATTATATTGAAGTGTATCAAATCTTCTGTTAAGTTGTCCAAACTCCATGTCAAAATGCCCGAGTCAGAATCTCTAGCAGAATCATTTCTCACCAAGTTTCCTTCCGTGAATCCACTCACAGCTCAAGTAATTCTGTCATCTTCTGGGTCACTTCTCGAATTCATGAAGCTCCCACATAAAAGCAAGGTTGAAAGGACGCAAAAGTATCATGTACCTGAAGAGAGTGTTGATCTATTCAGTTCAGTATGCAGATACGGAGCAAGGGAGGACTCCAGATCTGTAATGACAGACAGCTCTTCTTCGGTATCTTCTGGACCTGACTCAGACACACACCATGTCAGTGTCCATTCTGgctcaaaaaagaaacagtacATTGCTGAGAAAGATGAGATAGATATGGACGACTTGGTGCATTTTTCTCCCTCGATAGAATTTGCTGATACACAGCTCAAGTCTTCTGGGGATTTCCAACTTGATGATTCTTGGTCATCGAAAGATCATGAGATCTTTCATTTTGACCCTGTCACTGAATTCTCAGATGCACCTTTCAAACCTTCTGGGATCAGTCATCCCAATGACTCTTGGCCGTCTAAAGATCCTGAGAGATTTGACAAGAAGTCAGGACCTGGTTCATCATCAAAGGACACATTTTGGGAGAAAGATCAGCCTGATTTTTCAGTGGAGGACAGTCTTCCTGGAATTCCTGAATTAGAAGATTGGAGTTTCCCAGTTAAAGACAAATTCATGAGCCAGAACAGAGGATGTAAATTTCCGGTGATGAGAGATTTTAACTTGCATGACAATAGGAACTCGGAGAATTTCATCGCAGACTACAAAGGTGAAGTAATTGACAGAGCTGATAAGTATCTCGAGGAAGACTTCCCGCCTTCTCCTGGTTATAATAGGTTTGCTCGAATAGTTTCTGATGTTAATGAAGAGGAACttccaagaaaatcaaaatcttcaaGGAAGTTATCTTTCTTTGGATCTCTCCAGCCTAACTTCCCAAAGGCGGCTGACATCGACTCGAGTTCTGAAAGATACGCCACtgagaaagattcaaaatatGATAACAACACTTCTTTGCGTGGCTATGCTGATAACTATCCAGCAAAACGCCAAAGGACCCTTTTGGAGGAGGTCTTAACACGAAGATCTGCAGTTCCAACAACAGAGCTTCCATTTAGAGAAGAAATATCACATTTTGGTGGATCTCCACTATCAAACGCAATCCGTTCTTCAAATCAAGTACAAAGTTCTCCTTGGACGGTTGATTTCCTTAACAGAGTTCGAGAAAGAAGCAGAGcaaggaaacaacaacaatctctTCCTTCTTATGCTTCTCCACCTAGTTTGGAGACTCCAGGGAACATAAAGAAAGCTAATACCAAGAGAAAGAGTCCATCCATACTCGAGTTTTTCAAGTATAAAGGAGGCAACAAActtcaagaagagaagaggcaGAAGCGGTCAAAGAATTCTTCAGCCTCACCAAAAAACGAGAGATTTTACTCGCCTCTTAAGTCATGCACACCAATTGATAAGCGAGCAAAACAG TCTCTATCTTACACAGCGAATGGAACTGGCCAAACAAAACTTGTATGgaagtaa